The genomic interval ACCTTCTCAGGGACTTTCCGGGACAATTGATGGCGGTGCCGGAATAGATACACTGCGAGTCGCCAGACTAGCAGACCTGACGATCAAGAATTTCGAAAATCTTGAAACGAATGAATACGGTTTTACCGGTTCAACTGCACAGTTAGAGAGCTTTGACAAGATCTCGGGAATGAAGGATGCCTTTGGCTCCTCTTTGGCCGTCTTGAGAGTGACGGACAATTCCCACATCGATCTTTCCGACGAGCTTGGGAGCAGTCGGGCTAGCATCATTGGCACGGTCTCCGCCCTCGACGTCAAGACCGGCAATGGTGACGACATATTTACGGGAACCGCCGGTAACGACATTTTCGACGGCAGCGGCGGCAACGACACGATCAACGGCAATGCCGGGAATGACAAATTAACCGGCGGCGAAGGCAACGACCAGATCTTCGGCGGCGTCGGAAATGACATCATCAAAGGTGGCGCGGGCGACGACAAGATCACCGATGGCGACAATATGTCCACCGCCCCTGAAGCCTTCGATATCGATGCCGGCGACGGCAATGACGCCATCAACCTGCAGACACATTCTTCCGCGATTTCCGGCGTGATCGACGGCGGCGCCGGCACCGACACGCTGCAAGTCATCAAGCCCACATTGGGCCCGGGTATGGAATTCATCGGGCTTGCCGGTCTGACAATCAAGAATGTCGAAATTCTTGAAACGGCGGGAGCCGAGGTCCTCGCTTCGGCTGCGCAGTTCGAAAGCTTCGACAAGATCGTCAAATACGACAAGCCGGGCTACGAGAACGACGTCCTTGCACTGACGTTGATGGACAGCGCCCGAGCCGACCTCTCCGATGAGCTGGCAAACCGTCACGTCGACATCTTCGGCACCGCCTTCGGCATCGACGTCAAGACCGGCGGCGGCGACGATTACTTCTTCGGGACCGACGGCAACGACCGATTCGAAGGCGGCGGCGGCAACGACGTGCTCTTCTGCGGCGCGGGCATCGACACGGCGGTCTTCTCCGGCAATTTCGCCAAATACTCCTTCGCGTTGAACAATGGCAGCCACATCCTGACGAGCGCCGTGGAGGGCAAGGATACGCTGACCGATGTTGAATTCGCCCGTTTTGCCGACGGCGTCTACGACTTCGCTAAGGAAAAGTTCACGCCCGACGGCAGCAACAGCGCACCGACCAATATCCAACTCTCGAAAACCTCCCTGCTGGAGAGCACACCGATCTGGACAACGCTCGGCCTGCTCACCGCCAAGGACGCCGATGGCGACACCCTCACCTACACGCTCATCGACGGCGCCGGCGATCACTTCCGGCTGAAGGGCAACCGCATCGTCACCTCGAAGGCGCTGGACTACGAGACGGCCAAGTCGCACACGATCAAGCTCGCCTTCTCGCGCAGCTCGATCTCGGAGAATGTTGCGATCGGCACCTCGGTCGGCCTTCTCTCCGCCGTCGATCCGGAAGGCGGCGCAGTGAAGTGGCGGCTGACGGACGATGCCGACGGCATCTTCAAGCTCGTCGGCAACAAGATCCAGACCAAGGCTGCGATCGACTACGAAAGCACCCACAGCCTGACCTTCACCGCCGAAGCCTACGACGCGGCCGGCAACGCCACCAGCCACGATTTCACCCTCGCCGTGAAGGATGTCTTCGAGCTGTCATCCTCCAGCCTGCTGCATGACGCTTTGATCTGATCGCGGCTTTGCCGGCAGACGCAGCGATGCGTCGTGACTGGCTTTCAGCATCGGTGGGACTTGCAATCCCGCAAGCCCCACCGGCCGCAATTTCAGGCGCTTGCCCGCAGGCGGAGGCAGCGAGGCCGGCTGTAACGTCGAGACACCCTGCGAAAATGCCGCTCCACCTCGACGCTCGTTTCAGCTATGATTCTCTGCTCATCCGAGGAACGTCCGCATGCGTCTGCTTACCTTCATTCTCGCCCTCGGCGTCTCGGCGTTCGCGGCCGCGCCTGCCGCGGCGGAGACCTACAAGACGCCGAAGGCGCTGCTGAAGGCGCTTTACAGCTACGACACCGACAGAAGCGATGCCGAAGCGCCCTCGCCCTATTCGATCTTCTTTTCCGACCATCTGAACAAGCTGCTCCAGGCCGATCTCGACAACACACCGGAGGGTGACGTCGGCGCGGTCGATTTCGACCCCGTCATTGCAGGACAGGACGGCGAGGCGAGCAACGTCAGGATCGGCCAGCCGATCCTGCTGGATGACAAGGCCGAAGTGGAGGTTCAGTTCGAAAACGGCAAGGAGGTGACGCTCTTCTACAGCCTGGTCCGCGAGCACGGCGGCTGGAAGGTCGACGACATCGCCGACCAGCAGGGCGATAATCCCTGGAGCCTGGGCGCATTGCTGGGTGATGCGCAGTAGATGGGGCGGCTGCCCGTTCCCCTCTCTCCGGCCTCCCATCCCGTTTCGGCACGCAATCTAGATTTGACACACAACTGCAACGATCTGCCAACATTTCGTCAAGTATCTGAATCTTCGGCATTTCCTGTCATGATAAAGCACGTGCCACAATAATGACGCTTGCCTTTTGACCGAAATGATGGCACCAATCCGCCTACTCGGGCATTTGCATGCCGGTGACTGGACTGATGTGGTATCTCTTCCTTTACGGAAGGGGCGCGGGAATACCCGCCTGCGTAGACGTTCTTTCCCCGTACGTGACTTCTCCGACTGACCCTTCGTCCCCAACCCCAATCGGGACGAAAGCTAAAGCCGTCCGCTTCCTTTCGGGGGCGCGGATACTACACAGACTAAGGGAAAAGGACGCTCCCAATGGCCACCAAAGGCACCGTAAAATTCTTCAACCAGGACAAGGGTTTTGGTTTCATCACGCCGGACGGCGGCGCAAAGGACGTTTTCGTCCACATCTCCGCGCTGCAGGCTTCTGGCATCCAGTCGCTGCGCGAAGGCCAGCAGGTTACCTTCGACACCGAGCCGGATCGCATGGGCAAGGGCCCGAAGGCCGTCAACATCTCGGCTGCCTGATACAGACTTCCGCTTCTGCGGCATGGACGGCGCTCCGCAAGGGGCGCCGTTTCTGTTTGCGGGCAGCCACGATTTGTCGATCGCACCGGCAAGTGTTATATGCGGCTTTCATCGATGACCCGCCCTGTGCGGGCCTTAGCAGCGCACTGCAATGGCAGCCTGTGAACAAGGGAACAATGATACGTCAATGACGCAGAAGAGGCCGATTTTTGCGGTCGCCCCGATGATCGACTGGACGGACCGGCATTGCCGCTATTTCCACCGCCAGATCAGCCGGCAGGCGCTGCTCTATACCGAGATGGTCGTGGCTGACGCCATCATCCACGGCCCGCGCGAGCGGCTGCTCGGCCATGATGCCGCGGAACATCCGCTGGCGCTGCAGCTTGGCGGATCGGATCCGGCCAAACTGGCCGAGGCGGTGAAGATTGCCGAGCCCTACGGTTATGACGAGATCAACCTCAATGTCGGTTGCCCCTCCGATCGTGTGCAATCGGGCACCTTCGGCGCATGCCTGATGCTGACGCCGGAGACCGTGGCCGAATGCGTCGCGGCGATGAAGGCGGTCGCGACCGCGCCCGTGACGGTGAAATGCCGCATCGGTGTCGACGAGCAGGAGCCGGAAGAGGCGCTGCCCGCGCTGATGACCCGCGTTCTCGATGCCGGCGCCGACGCGATCTGGATCCATGCGCGCAAGGCCTGGCTCAAGGGCCTGAGCCCGAAGGAGAACCGCGAGATCCCGCCGCTCGAATACGAAATCGTCTACCGGATGAAACAGCGCTGGCCCGACGTGTTCATCGGCATCAACGGCGGCATCCGCACGCTCGACGAAGCCGCCGAGCACCTTGCCAATGTCGACGGCGTCATGCTCGGCCGGGCGGCCTACCAGAACGCGGCGATCCTTGCCGACGTCGACCGGCGCTTCTTCGGCGACCCGGCGGTCGAACCCGACTGGCAGGCCCTGTGCGACCGTATGATGGCTTACGCCGAGCGCCATATCGCCGGCGGCGGCCGGCTGCAGCACGTGGCCCGCCACATGGTCGGCCTCTTCACCGGCCTGCCCGGCGCACGACGCTACCGTCAGATCCTCTCCACCGACGCGGCAAAAAGCGGGGCGGGACCGGAAGTGCTGGCGGCGGCCTTTGCAGCAGTGGATTTTTCCGGGGCGGAACCGGAGGCGGTCAGCGCCTGACGCAAGGTGACGTCGGCGCTGCTTTCGGCGACAAAAGCACGCAAGTCATGGCGCGCGGTAGATAGCCCGCTCGATGGCCGCTCGCCGCGTCACTCGCTCGTTCAGCTGTCATGATAACAGTCATCATCACCGCGGCATCGGCAGCACGGTTTTCGTCTCGATCCGGCCGGCCACCGAGAACACCAGGATTTCCGTCTCTCTGCCGATCCGGCTGCCATCCATCAGCCTGACGATATCGTCGACGCCGCCGACCGAGTTGCCGTCGATAGCAAGAATATAGTCGCCCTCCTGCAACCCGCCCTTTACCGCCGGCCCTTCCGGTTCGACACGCCGGATGCGGACGGACGTCGTTTGAAGCGTGCCCGCGGCAAGCGCAACCCTGCGCGGCAGCACGATGGTGTCCCCGGCGATGCCGATGAAGGCGCGCCTGACTTGGCCATAACGAAGAATTTCCGAAACGACGAAATTGGCCGTGTTCGACGCAACAGCGAAGGCGATGCTCTGTGCGCCCTGGATGACGGCGGTGTTGACGCCGATGACCTCGCCGCTGGAAGACACCAGCGGCCCGCCGGAGTTGCCGGGATTGAGCGCGGCATCGGTCTGGATGACATCCTCCATCAACCGTCCGCTGGCCGCACGCATCGAGCGGCCGAGCGCCGAAACGATGCCGGCGGTGACCGTCCATTCGAAGCCCAGCGGGTTTCCGATCGCGATCGCGATATGGCCCCTGCGCAGACGCTGGGAATCTCCGAGCTTCGCCCAGGCCCCGGTGCTCGCATTGGCGCGGATAAGAGCGATATCGGTATCGACATCCCGACCGAGGACCCGGCCTTCGGTAATGAATCCGTCCGGCGTCGTGATGCGGACAACCTTGGCGTCGTCGACGACATGGCTGTTGGTGATGATCAGGCCGTCGGGCGAGACGGCAAAGCCCGAGCCGTGCCCCTGCCGGCCTCCCACCCGCTCGATCCGGCTGACCGCCGGCCCGACCGTGTCGACCGCTGTTGCGATCGATTGCGAATAGGCATCGATCAGCGCCCCGTCATTCTGGGGCGCTATGTCCTTATCCATGTAACCCATGATCTGATCCTCAGGCGGCAGGCGGCCGTCCCGCCGCCGGCAAAGCAATCGCGGTTGCGATCGTTCGCCATGGCGTGTTGTGAAGGATTTAGATGGTTGGGCGTGCGTCCGTGTTCAAGTCAGCGCCAGTGGGCCTGCAGAGGAAGGCGCATACACCTACCCGGAAAGATATATCGAGCTACCTCGACAGATATATTGATCTAACAGAAATAAAATGGCTCATTGCGATCGTTCACCGCTATCTCGGCCGGGTTGAGAGCCGCCGAGCTGCCGGAGAACAAGAGTATGGCTGCAGCACGCGGCCAGGCGAGGACCGTCCACATCCCCTCACCGTCCGAGGTGGACGGCACCGCGCCCGTTCAAAAGCATACAAACTTCCGTAATATCAATATAATAGAACGAGGAATTCAATAAGCACATCATCACGTTTCGAGTGGAATCCGATTCCCTCAGGCGCGACTTTGTTGCCCGCTGGCGTCGCGGCGCTCGTGGCCGCCCAATCCGCCTGTAACGTCTTGTTTGATTCAATCCAACCCATCAAGGAGCCATGACATGAGCACAGTCACAACCAAGGACGGCGTCGAGATCTTCTACAAGGATTGGGGTCCGAAAAGCGCGCAGCCGATCATGTTCCATCACGGCTGGCCGCTGAGTTCGGACGACTGGGATGCCCAGATGCTGTTCTTCCTCGAGAAGGGCTACCGCGTGATCGCCCATGACCGGCGTGGCCACGGCCGCTCCACTCAGGTCGGCGACGGCCACGACATGGATCACTACGCCGCCGATGCCGCAGCCGTCGTCGAGCATCTCGATCTCAGGAACGCCATCCATGTCGGCCACTCCACCGGCGGCGGCGAAGCGACCCACTATGTCGCCCGCCACGGCCAGCCGCAGGGTCGGGTCGCCAAACTTATCATCATCGGCGCCGTACCGCCCCTGATGGTCAAGACGGATGCCAATCCGGGCGGCCTGCCGATCGAAGTCTTCGACGGCTTGCGCCAGCAGCTCGCCGCTAATCGCGCGCAGTTTTATTACGACCTGCCGGCCGGCCCCTTTTACGGCTTCAATCGGCCGGGTGCAAAAGTGTCGGAGCCGGTCATCAACAATTGGTGGCGCCAGGGCATGATGGGCGGCGCCAAGGCGCATTACGACGGCATCAAGGTCTTCTCCGAAACCGACTTTACGGAAGACCTGAAGATCATCACCGTGCCGACCTTCGTCATGCACGGCGATGACGATCAGATCGTGCCGATTGCAGCTTCCGCCCTGCTCTCGTCCAAACTGCTGCAGAACGGCACGCTGAAGGTCTATGAGAACCTCCCGCACGGCATGTGTACCACGCATGCCGGCATCATCAACCCTGACATCCTCGCCTTCATCAAGGACTGATCCGCTTGGGCCGCCGGGCGCCTATCGATCGCCCGGCGGCATGCAGACGCTGCCGCCCCCGCTCGCGCCCTCTACTCGAGCTCCACGAGGGATGCCGCGTCGATCCGTTCGCGGCCGTTTACGCATTTTCCGATGAAACCGTTTCCGCCGAATTGCGTTTAGCGGCCATGAAAAGAGAACGAGAACCCTCTTCAAAGGCCTATCGCCAGGACCGTTTTGAAAATACCGAGCGGACCGCCAAGGAAACCATCGAGGCGGAGCAGCGGGCTCGCCGGGAGAAAACGAAACGGCTGAAGGAATTGCGCCTGTCGCAGCAGGGCAGCAAGGAACCTTCCCCGCGCTAGGAATCTCAGCGCGCGCAACGGCTGCAGCGACGCTAATGTCAACCTGCCCGCCGCCTCGCCGGCGCATAGCTGCAATTGTTTAGTCGTCAGACGTTCGCCCATCTTGCATCGCAAAGAACGCGAAATTATCTTTCGTTGCACAGTAGCGATTCACGGCATCGAAAAGGGCAGATTGCGATGTCAGACAAGCTGTTCAACACGCGTGACGAACCGCTCGCTTCCGAAGACCTCGATGTGTGCAGGCGCGTCCACGAAGCCCTTTGCAGCGGGCTACACATAGATAGATCAGGTGCGGAAGCCGATCGTCTCGGCGCTCTCATTATCGAACTTTACCGCCAAGGTGTGCACGACGAGAACCAGCTTCGGTTGCTGGCCGGCGGAAGGTGCTGACAGCGTGCCTGGACAACCCTGATTCGGGCATCAGCTTAGACGCCTCCCCATCGAAAAGTTTTACCGCCGCCTCGGCCCTTTGGGCGGCCGGCATGTCTTCGACAAGGCCCGGCAGAGACCGGACGCGGCATCGCCCCTTCATTGGTTCGAGGGGGCAATGCGGATCAGTGAGGCACTCGGGCAATTCCAGCAAAAGTGTGTAACGGTTTTGCGTGAGGAATTGCGTGAAAACAAAGAGATAGAGCATTTCCGTGATTCGAAGAAAAACGGAAATGCTCTAAGATCAGAGGCCTGTCGCCTCAGAGCCGGTGGCGGAGGTTTCCGTCTCGTCCACGCTTTGCACGGGCTCGGTGGCGCCCGCCGTCTCCTCTGTGCTGCCCGTGCCTGTCTCAGCGGTTTCCGCAGGGGCGGCAGGATCAGTCGTCTCGATCTCGGTGGCTGTCTCGGTCTCCGCCACTGGCGTCTCCGCCTCCGGGGCCGCAGCCGCCAAGGCATCTCTCATCTGGTCGATCGTTCCGACGGCCGTCCCGACGCCGAGCGTGTCCTTTGCCCAGCTCAAAGCTTCCGTGCTGACCGTGCCGGTCTTGGTGGCGGAAGCAAGCGCCGCCGTCAGAGCGGCATCTCCCAACACCGGATCGTCAGCCGGCGGAGCAACGCCGTTCGCCAGTTCATACTGAGCATAGGCCGTGGCGAAGGCTGAAATCGCCGCCACCTTGGGATCGGCTGCATTCATCAGTGCGTGGTAGTTGCGCTTCAGCGAGTTCAGCCCCGCAAGCTCCGCCGCTGTTTTCTTGGCGGGCTTTGTCGCAGGCGCTGAGGCGATAGCCGTCTTTTTGGCCGCGCCCTTCGTGCTGACGCTCTGCTTGGCCGACTTCGTCTTGCCGGTCTGGACTGACTTGCTGGCGCCTTTCGCGCTGCCGCCGCCGGCAGTCTTGCCGCTGGAGGTGGCACTGCCCTTTCCGCCGCCGCTCTTGCTGCTGCCGCCGCCATGACTGCCGCTGTTACCACTACCGCCGCCGTTGCCGCCCTTGGCGAAAGCGGGCGAGAGATCCGTAAAGATCATGTTGAGAGGTGCGAGCGCCACAGTCGTGGAGAGACAGAGAACGCCGAGAAGTCTGGAGAGCCGCATGATAGTCCTTCCGATACACAGGAATGCCGTTACATCGCGACTATTGAAACAGCCGGCCCATGAAGATCTAATTGAGCACCTGCTTATAATTTGAACTTTCCGTCGAAATATTGCCACAGAAGACGCTCCACCCGTCCCAAATGAAACCAAATCCCTTCCGCAGCGTTAAGCTGCAGATACCTTCGTTTACCCAAGGTGAGTGGTATGAATAGATTCGCCATCATTGCCCTGTCGATAGCGACGGCGTTCTCTGGAATGCCGGCTTCGGCAGGCCCGGCATTCGTGCCGAGCCCAGTGCAATCGGCGGTCCAGCCGGCGCCGGCGGATACTGATGCCCGGATCATGACCGTCGGCTGCAGTCCATACAGCATAGTCTGCTCCCGCTACGGCGAGACCCGCAGCTATCACCGTGACCGCGACCGTCGCTATTACCGAGACCGCGACTACTATCGGGGCGACCGGTACTATCGGGACGACCGCTATGGTCGCTATGATCGTCGTTATTACCGCCGATATCGCGACCACGACAATACCGGCGCCATCATCGGCGGCCTCGCCGCCGGCGCCCTCATCGGTGGCCTGATCGCCTCTCAGCCGCGCGCCTATCGCTCCACCGGCTATAGCTCGCATGCCGAATATTGCTATGCCCGCTATAGGTCCTACCGCGCCTACGACGACACCTACCAGCCGAACCACGGCCCACGCCGGCAGTGCCGGTAATTCTAGTCCGCCCGTTCTGATCCAGCCTCGCATGAAATGCGAGGCTTTTGCCGTCCAAGGCCTCGCCTGCGGCCCCGAACCATGCTTCTCATCGGTCGGCCGTTATGCTTGTCTATGCCACCGGCCGCCGATTGCCTTTTGAGCGCCGCATGGGTGGATGATCAATGATCTCAGGTGATATGGCAAAACCTGCCGGCGGGGCGTGAAATCGAATACCGAAAGCCAACGAAGCGACTGGAAGATCTACTGGGAGCCTGAAAAAGGTCATGGGCCCAGTCCGGCGGGTCGATGATCAAACAGCCAACATTCATGTCGAGAGCCACCCGTTCCACCATCACCCTTCAGCTAAATCACGCCGCCCCCGCCGCCATTCGCGCGCGCACCTCTAGAAACGCCATCGTCAGCTGCGCCAGCACCGGCGAAGTCACCGTCCCGTTCGCCCCGCCGACCGGATCGACGATGTGGATCCGTCGGAGATCCTCCATGAACTTGTCCCAGAGCGGCTGGCCACCCTCTTCCAGCAACTGCGCGCGGATGCTCAGATCCTCGCTCACCGGCAAATGGCGCCGTCCCCAGGCGCCGATCATCGCGAAGAGGGGAACGAGCTGGATCGCCGGCTCCGTCAAACTGTAGATCGCCTTCTGGCTGTGGCTCGGATCGTCCCGCTTGCTGATGAAGCCGAGCGAGAGCAACCGTTTCAGCCGCGCGGCCAGAATGTTGGAAGCGATCCGCTCCTCCGAATGATTGAGCAGATCACGGAAATGCCGGCGGTTGCCGAACATGATGTCGCGGATGATAATCAGGCTCCATCGATCGCCGAGCACCTCCATGGCCAGGTTGATCGGGCAGCCGGACCGCAATTCTATATCCACGAAGCATCTCCTGCAAAAACCAGTTGCATTATAGGATCGCTTATGCGAGAAGACAACTAGTTTCGAACTGCAATCAGATGGAGGAGAACATGTCCAAGGTGCGCGTTGCGGGATTTTCCGTTTCCATCGATGGTTTCGGCGCCGGACCGGAGCAAAGCCTGAATGATCCGCTCGGAAAGCGCGGACCGGAGATGTTCCAGTGGTTCTTCCACACGCGCACTTTCCGCGCGATGATGGGCAAGGACGACGGCTCGACAGGCATCGATGAGGATTACGCCTCGCACGCCATGGCCAATTTCGGCGCCTTCATCCTCGGCCGCAACATGTTCGGCCCCATCCGCGGCGAGTGGCCGGATGATGCCTGGAAAGGCTGGTGGGGTCCTAACCCACCCTATCACGCGCCGACCTATATCCTCACCCATTATCCGCGCGAGCCGATCGTCATGGAGGGCGGCACAACCTTTCACTTCATTACCAGCGGCATTCATGAGGCGCTCGATCAAGCGAAGGCAGCAGCCGGCGATAAGGATGTGAAGATCGGCGGCGGAGTGGCGACCGTCCGCCAATATCTGCAGGCGGACCTGATCGACGAGCTGCATTTCGCCGTCTCGCCCGTGGTACTCGGCATGGGCGAAGCGATGTTTGCGGGCATCGACCTTCCCGCGCTGGGCTTCCGCGTCACCGAGCATGTCGCCAGCGAAAAAGCCACGCATATCGTGCTGGCGAAATAACCGAGCCGCCGGTTCAATCCGGCGTGAGCGGCGTCGGAAGCACATTCATCCCGACGCCAGGACGAGGCGGCTGCCGAGCCGACTCACCCTGCGTCAACAACGTCATATTTTGCCCATGCTTTTCATGGCGTTGTCCATATGCATCCTGCAGTCGTCCATCTTGTTGGCCATCATGGAATCCTTGGCCATCATCATCTCCTTGGACGCCATTTCCTTCTTTTCCTTCATGGCCGGATCGGTCATGGCGTGCATGTCTGACTGCATTTTCATCATCGACGCCTCGTCGCATTTCATCATCGTATCCTGCGCAAGGACAGGCAGCGCGGATGCGGCGGCGACAACGATGGCTGCAGCGGGAACGTGCCGCGGCGCGGGAAGACATGCATAAATCAAGGACTTGAGATTAGCCCGGCATTACCCGGTAGACGCACGCCATGCCCTCGACGCCCCGAAGCGGAGCCTCGAAGGCGACCAGCCTATGGCCGGAGAGCAGCCGGCTGACATCAGGCGCCGAAAACAGGGCTTCGGAAAGACAGATCTCGCCAGCCTCGGCCAATGATTGCACCCGTGCCGCGACATTGACGGTCTGCCCGAAATAATCGAGGTTGTCGTTCAAGGTCACGGCGATCGACGGACCGCAATGGGCGCCGATTTTCAAGATGATGCTGGGATCGCCATGCTCGCCGTTGAAGCGCTCGATTGCTTCAAGCATATGCAGAGCGGCCGAGATAGCGTCGCTCGGGCGGGAGAAAGCAGCCATCACCGCGTCGCCGATTGTCTTGACGATTGCGCCCGAATGCTCCTGCACAGTGGCGCCGAGCAAGGCGAAATGTTCACGCACCAGTGCATAGGCATTGAGATCGCCGAGCCGTTCGTACATCGCGGTCGAACCCTTGAGATCGGTAAAGAGAAGCGTCACCTGACGGATGCCGAGGCCCTCCCTCTCATCAACGCATTCGGAGCGAAACAGCCGCCGAAACGTCTGGCGCGCAAGCAGCATCCCACCCGACATGTAAGGATCGAAATCAAGAACAGGCTTGGTGACCTGCGCCCGAATCTCGGACGGCCAGTTGATAAGGAGCAGCGAGCCGCGCACGGCAGCCGAGTTCTCGACTTCGACAATGACCGAGCCGGGCCGAACCGCCGAGGACGAAGGGCAAAAACACCGCCCGTCATAGCCGATCCTGAGGAGTGCAGGCGCCGCAACTGGTTCGCCTGCCACCGGCAGCACGAAGCTCGCCTGGGTCGCGACATTGATGCCGGCGAGCGCACCGGGGCCGAGTTCAGCCCTGATCGTCGTGACTGAACCCGGCGCCAGGAAGGAAAGGCCGCGCACCAACCCTTTCAGGACGTCGAGAAAGCGGACCTGCTGACCGGGCAGTCGCGCATCGCTGAGAAACCGTGCCTTCCAGTGAAAATCCTCGACCGAGAGCGAGCCGGGATCGTGAAAGGACAGCCGGCGCAACTGCGGCGACACAGTGAAGGTGACCTCGATGAAATCGTCGAGGTTGGTTTCGCCGGAGACGTCGCACAGGCCGCAGACATAGTGAGTCTTCAGCGTCCTCAAGGCGCCGAAGCTCTCGAGCACCATTCCGGATTGAGGACACACGACGTCCCAGCTCATTTCAAACAAACCGCTGCGCGTCGCATGCAGAAAGAGATCGATGCTTTCCCCCTCCGAAATTGCGCGGTCGTGCGCGAAGGTCAGCGGATTGATGCGGTAGAGCGACAGGTCGTCACCACTGTGAATCAGGCTTTTGAATTTGTCGATGATTCGCGGGCTCCAGGACCGAACCTGCTGCATCTCGGTCATCTTGCTCTCAAGGAGCCGCTCCTGAACGTCAGTCATCTGACGCCTCACAACGTTCGGCCGGGCCATGTGACCGGGGATCGCCGTGATTATAACAGACGCGGGATCAAACGGCGCCTGGCCGAGCAGAAGTCTTACGGGTTAGCCCGGAAAGGCGGCGTCGGGTTTTCAGAAGCTTTTCCCGCTCGACGTCGCCTGTTTCGGCATTCACCATTTGCGACATTGCCTTTCCGGACAGGCGTCAGGGGACCCATAACGCTCAGCAATCCTGTTTCAGACTGTCGTCAAATAAGCATGTCCAAATAGCTGTGGTATTGCTGCAGAATGAGCGTAGAGTGAGCGTCATCGGCCCGTGGTATATCGGCGAGACCGCTTGAGAGATGATACGTGCTCTTGCCGTTTTATAAAGGGTGCGAAGATGCTCTTGTCGCCCATCTCACTTGACGATCAGGACATAACCCTCGTCACCGATGCCGTCCGGCAATGGTGCGGGGAGAAGAAGCTCGATATCGACAGCATCGAAGGACGCCGCGCCATTACGGTCGCGGTCGATCTTCTCCAGATGGACATCAGCCGTGACCGGCTCTTTGCTGAACTGTCGAAGCAACTGGACCATTAGCAGGATCCGATAGCTGCCCGGTACACCGATCCCGGCTAAAGCATGGCGCACAAAACGCGTGCGGGGGTTTCGCGATGCCGGCATGCGCGTGCCTAAAGTGCGGAGGATGAATCTGAAAGATCGCCGCATCTGGGCTTTCCAGCGATGAGCGGATGCGCCTGATCAGCAGCAAGACGGAATATCTCGATCTTTACGGGCGGCTGAAAGATCTCTGGCTTCCCGTCTCGCGCGACGCCGGCACGCTGCTCCACATGCTGGCGCGCAGCTGCCGTGCTCACACGATCGTCGAGTTCGGCACGTCCTTCGGCATCTCGACCCTCCACCTTGCTGCAGCACTGCGCGACAAT from Rhizobium lentis carries:
- a CDS encoding dihydrofolate reductase family protein gives rise to the protein MSKVRVAGFSVSIDGFGAGPEQSLNDPLGKRGPEMFQWFFHTRTFRAMMGKDDGSTGIDEDYASHAMANFGAFILGRNMFGPIRGEWPDDAWKGWWGPNPPYHAPTYILTHYPREPIVMEGGTTFHFITSGIHEALDQAKAAAGDKDVKIGGGVATVRQYLQADLIDELHFAVSPVVLGMGEAMFAGIDLPALGFRVTEHVASEKATHIVLAK
- a CDS encoding BA14K family protein; the protein is MNRFAIIALSIATAFSGMPASAGPAFVPSPVQSAVQPAPADTDARIMTVGCSPYSIVCSRYGETRSYHRDRDRRYYRDRDYYRGDRYYRDDRYGRYDRRYYRRYRDHDNTGAIIGGLAAGALIGGLIASQPRAYRSTGYSSHAEYCYARYRSYRAYDDTYQPNHGPRRQCR
- a CDS encoding winged helix-turn-helix transcriptional regulator encodes the protein MDIELRSGCPINLAMEVLGDRWSLIIIRDIMFGNRRHFRDLLNHSEERIASNILAARLKRLLSLGFISKRDDPSHSQKAIYSLTEPAIQLVPLFAMIGAWGRRHLPVSEDLSIRAQLLEEGGQPLWDKFMEDLRRIHIVDPVGGANGTVTSPVLAQLTMAFLEVRARMAAGAA
- a CDS encoding adenylate/guanylate cyclase domain-containing protein, producing MTDVQERLLESKMTEMQQVRSWSPRIIDKFKSLIHSGDDLSLYRINPLTFAHDRAISEGESIDLFLHATRSGLFEMSWDVVCPQSGMVLESFGALRTLKTHYVCGLCDVSGETNLDDFIEVTFTVSPQLRRLSFHDPGSLSVEDFHWKARFLSDARLPGQQVRFLDVLKGLVRGLSFLAPGSVTTIRAELGPGALAGINVATQASFVLPVAGEPVAAPALLRIGYDGRCFCPSSSAVRPGSVIVEVENSAAVRGSLLLINWPSEIRAQVTKPVLDFDPYMSGGMLLARQTFRRLFRSECVDEREGLGIRQVTLLFTDLKGSTAMYERLGDLNAYALVREHFALLGATVQEHSGAIVKTIGDAVMAAFSRPSDAISAALHMLEAIERFNGEHGDPSIILKIGAHCGPSIAVTLNDNLDYFGQTVNVAARVQSLAEAGEICLSEALFSAPDVSRLLSGHRLVAFEAPLRGVEGMACVYRVMPG